Proteins from one Streptomyces genisteinicus genomic window:
- a CDS encoding NUDIX domain-containing protein, which yields MASESPPPATRPQRVRPAPNGLVGVGVVVLGPGGRVLLGLGHDGRWELPGGKVDAGEGFEEAACRELAEETGLSAAPADVRVGTVLIDTVGGIPRVTAAARVARTAGTPAVREADKIARWEWFPPDALPTALFAPSAAVLAAWFPGAVAPESAFRRYPGTGADGASAG from the coding sequence ATGGCGTCCGAGAGCCCACCGCCCGCGACACGGCCGCAGCGGGTGCGCCCCGCGCCCAACGGGCTCGTCGGCGTCGGTGTCGTCGTCCTCGGGCCCGGGGGGCGGGTGCTGCTGGGGCTCGGGCACGACGGCCGCTGGGAGCTGCCCGGGGGCAAGGTCGACGCGGGCGAGGGATTCGAGGAGGCCGCGTGCCGTGAACTCGCCGAGGAGACCGGTCTGTCGGCGGCGCCCGCCGATGTGCGCGTCGGGACGGTGCTGATCGACACGGTGGGCGGCATCCCCCGGGTGACGGCCGCGGCGCGCGTCGCACGGACCGCGGGGACGCCCGCGGTCCGCGAGGCGGACAAGATCGCCCGCTGGGAGTGGTTCCCGCCCGATGCCCTGCCCACCGCGCTGTTCGCACCCTCCGCGGCGGTGCTGGCGGCCTGGTTCCCGGGCGCGGTGGCACCGGAGTCCGCGTTCCGCCGGTATCCGGGGACGGGCGCGGACGGCGCGTCCGCCGGCTGA
- a CDS encoding DUF2804 domain-containing protein, producing the protein MTTDEREITAPVDLCRADGRLEPEAVGWSRRPLHRSRIPGWGRTKRWEYWCVTTPTHLVALTVSDLDFLALNTVYVLEFGPDGREFERTAIVPGGPGTALPDAVAGAPGCAPVVVGPERPVRGQVRVEIRSEGTGTRLRARCLAPDDRLPVEVDLLVGMDEGHETLSVVVPWSERRFQYTSKQTARPASGTVRIGSRVLEFGDDAWGTLDHGRGRWPRSVEWNWGAASGRTDGRTVGLQFGGRWTRGTGSTENALCVDGRLSKIGEELEWDWSPEDHLAPWRVRTPDGDAVDLVFTPFHNRSVRTEAVLLANRTDQCFGHWSGTVRTDDGERIGVDGLLGWAEDVRMRW; encoded by the coding sequence ATGACGACCGATGAGCGCGAGATCACCGCCCCCGTCGACCTGTGCCGCGCGGACGGGCGGCTGGAGCCGGAGGCGGTGGGGTGGTCCCGGCGGCCGCTGCACCGCTCGCGGATTCCCGGGTGGGGGCGCACCAAGCGGTGGGAGTACTGGTGCGTCACGACGCCCACGCATCTGGTCGCGCTGACCGTGAGCGATCTCGACTTCCTCGCCCTGAACACCGTGTACGTGCTGGAATTCGGCCCGGACGGGCGGGAGTTCGAGCGCACCGCGATCGTGCCGGGCGGTCCCGGAACCGCGCTGCCGGATGCCGTGGCCGGGGCGCCCGGATGCGCGCCCGTGGTGGTCGGACCCGAGCGGCCCGTACGCGGGCAGGTGCGTGTGGAGATCCGGTCCGAGGGCACGGGGACACGGCTGCGGGCGCGCTGTCTCGCACCGGACGACCGGCTGCCGGTGGAGGTCGACCTCCTGGTGGGGATGGACGAGGGGCACGAGACGCTGTCGGTGGTGGTGCCCTGGAGCGAGCGGCGCTTCCAGTACACGTCGAAGCAGACGGCGCGGCCCGCGTCGGGCACGGTGCGGATCGGGTCGCGGGTGCTGGAGTTCGGGGACGACGCCTGGGGCACGCTCGACCACGGGCGCGGGCGGTGGCCGCGGTCGGTGGAGTGGAACTGGGGCGCCGCCTCGGGCCGGACGGACGGCCGCACGGTCGGGCTCCAGTTCGGCGGACGGTGGACGCGGGGCACCGGGTCCACGGAGAACGCGCTCTGCGTGGACGGCCGGCTCAGCAAGATCGGCGAGGAGCTGGAGTGGGACTGGTCCCCCGAAGACCACCTCGCCCCCTGGCGGGTGCGCACACCGGACGGGGACGCGGTGGACCTGGTCTTCACCCCGTTCCACAACCGCTCCGTGCGCACCGAGGCGGTCCTGCTCGCCAACCGCACCGACCAGTGCTTCGGGCACTGGTCGGGAACGGTCCGCACGGACGACGGCGAGCGGATCGGGGTGGACGGGCTGCTCGGGTGGGCGGAGGACGTCCGCATGCGCTGGTGA
- a CDS encoding 2-aminoethylphosphonate ABC transporter substrate-binding protein, with translation MRARPLNVTAATAASLLLAASLTACGGSAAADRNTVTVYSADGLKGENGDGWYDRVFDDFEKETGIEVEYVEGGSGEMVQRALREKSNTQADVLVTLPPFIQQAGGRGLLEPYEPRGSEQVSAADKAGDGTWTAVVNNYFSFVYNKKELKQPPATWEELLDEKYENRVQYSTPGVAGDGTAVVIKAMHDFGGKEQAMAYLKKLQTNNVGPSSSTSKLAPKTDKGELLVANGDVQMNFAQSASMPNLGIWFPRTRGGKPTTFALPYAAGLVKNAPHTGNAKKLLDFMLGEQAQRQVSEIGGGFPARGDITPDDANARALADLMNGVEIFEPDWADIDKNLVGYVDAWKAATGS, from the coding sequence ATGCGTGCCCGACCGCTGAACGTCACCGCCGCCACCGCAGCCTCCCTCCTCCTTGCCGCCTCCCTCACCGCGTGCGGCGGCTCCGCCGCCGCCGACAGGAACACCGTCACCGTCTACAGCGCCGACGGCCTCAAGGGCGAGAACGGCGACGGCTGGTACGACCGGGTCTTCGACGACTTCGAGAAGGAGACCGGCATCGAGGTCGAGTACGTCGAGGGAGGTTCGGGCGAGATGGTGCAGCGCGCTCTGCGCGAGAAGTCCAACACCCAGGCCGACGTCCTCGTCACCCTGCCCCCGTTCATCCAGCAGGCCGGCGGCAGGGGCCTGCTGGAGCCGTACGAGCCCCGCGGCTCCGAGCAGGTCTCCGCCGCCGACAAGGCCGGCGACGGCACCTGGACCGCCGTCGTCAACAACTACTTCTCCTTCGTCTACAACAAGAAGGAGCTGAAGCAGCCGCCGGCCACCTGGGAGGAACTGCTGGACGAGAAGTACGAGAACCGCGTCCAGTACTCCACGCCCGGCGTCGCGGGCGACGGAACCGCCGTCGTCATCAAGGCCATGCACGACTTCGGCGGCAAGGAGCAGGCCATGGCCTACCTGAAGAAGCTCCAGACCAACAACGTCGGCCCGTCCTCCTCCACCTCCAAGCTCGCGCCCAAGACCGACAAGGGCGAACTCCTGGTCGCCAACGGCGACGTGCAGATGAACTTCGCCCAGTCCGCGTCCATGCCCAACCTCGGCATCTGGTTCCCGAGGACGCGCGGCGGCAAGCCCACCACGTTCGCCCTGCCCTACGCCGCCGGCCTGGTGAAGAACGCCCCGCACACCGGCAACGCCAAGAAGCTCCTCGACTTCATGCTCGGCGAGCAGGCCCAGCGCCAGGTCAGCGAGATCGGCGGCGGCTTCCCCGCACGCGGCGACATCACGCCCGACGATGCCAACGCCAGGGCACTGGCCGACCTGATGAACGGTGTGGAGATCTTCGAGCCCGACTGGGCCGATATCGACAAGAACCTCGTCGGCTATGTCGACGCCTGGAAGGCGGCCACCGGAAGCTGA
- a CDS encoding carbohydrate-binding protein produces the protein MHMRAALACTGLLAGALAVLSVNPAQAATVRYEAESSPAVCTGAVETEWAGWSGSGFCNATNAVGAHVQFTVNAPAAGTATLTVRFANGTTTARPAAVVVGGTTVATLSFEGTGAWDTWATRTVTVPLSAGANTVRLNPTTSAGLPNIDHLEAETSGGTTTPPPTSAGTLHVAPNGTDGATGTLSDPTTLTSAIGRITPGGTILLRGGTYRHSQTVTVPQGNNGTSGDRTELSAYPGETPVLNFSAQAEDPANRGLAVNGNYWHVKGIVVERAGDNGIFVGGSNNVFERTVTRYNRDTGLQLSRMLSSTPKDQWPANNLVLSAESHDNADSDGEDADGFAAKLTSGPGNVFRYAVAHNNIDDGWDLYTKTDTGPIGAVTIEDSLAYENGTLSDGTQNSSGDRNGYKLGGEDIGVNHVIRRNIAYDNGKHGFTYNRNLGSMTVSDNISIDNSERNFSFDNGSSVFRNNVSCRSGDGSNDKTVGNADSSNQFWTGTNGSKCSAYAGALRWSYASDGRLNVTFG, from the coding sequence ATGCACATGAGAGCCGCCCTCGCGTGCACCGGCCTGCTGGCAGGTGCTCTGGCCGTGCTGTCCGTGAACCCGGCGCAGGCCGCCACGGTGCGCTACGAGGCCGAGTCATCCCCGGCGGTCTGCACCGGCGCCGTCGAGACCGAATGGGCCGGCTGGTCCGGCAGCGGATTCTGCAACGCCACCAACGCGGTCGGCGCCCACGTGCAGTTCACCGTGAACGCACCGGCCGCCGGCACCGCCACCCTGACCGTGCGCTTCGCCAACGGCACCACCACCGCGCGCCCCGCCGCGGTCGTCGTCGGCGGCACCACCGTCGCCACGCTGTCCTTCGAGGGCACCGGCGCCTGGGACACGTGGGCCACCAGGACCGTCACCGTGCCGCTGTCCGCGGGCGCCAACACCGTCCGGCTCAACCCCACCACCTCGGCGGGCCTCCCCAACATCGACCACCTGGAGGCGGAGACGAGCGGCGGCACCACCACCCCGCCGCCGACGTCCGCTGGCACCCTCCACGTCGCCCCGAACGGCACCGACGGCGCGACCGGGACGCTGTCCGACCCGACGACCCTCACGTCGGCGATCGGCCGCATCACCCCCGGCGGGACGATCCTGCTGCGCGGCGGCACCTACCGCCACTCGCAGACCGTCACCGTCCCGCAGGGCAACAACGGCACCTCGGGGGACCGCACCGAGCTGTCCGCCTACCCGGGGGAGACCCCGGTGCTGAACTTCTCCGCGCAGGCCGAGGACCCGGCCAACCGCGGGCTCGCGGTGAACGGCAACTACTGGCACGTCAAGGGCATCGTCGTCGAACGCGCCGGTGACAACGGCATCTTCGTCGGCGGCAGCAACAACGTCTTCGAGCGGACGGTGACCCGCTACAACCGCGACACCGGGCTGCAGCTCTCCCGGATGCTCTCCAGCACGCCCAAGGACCAGTGGCCCGCCAACAACCTCGTCCTGAGCGCCGAGTCCCACGACAACGCCGACTCCGACGGCGAGGACGCCGACGGCTTCGCCGCCAAGCTGACCTCCGGCCCCGGCAACGTCTTCCGCTACGCCGTCGCGCACAACAACATCGACGACGGCTGGGACCTCTACACCAAGACCGACACCGGACCCATCGGCGCCGTCACCATCGAGGACTCCCTCGCATACGAGAACGGCACCCTCTCCGACGGCACCCAGAACTCCAGCGGCGACCGCAACGGCTACAAGCTCGGCGGCGAGGACATCGGCGTCAACCACGTCATCCGGCGCAACATCGCCTACGACAACGGCAAGCACGGGTTCACGTACAACCGGAACCTGGGCAGCATGACGGTCTCCGACAACATCAGCATCGACAACAGCGAGCGCAACTTCTCCTTCGACAACGGGTCGTCCGTCTTCCGCAACAACGTCTCCTGCCGCAGCGGCGACGGCTCCAACGACAAGACCGTCGGCAACGCGGACTCCTCCAACCAGTTCTGGACCGGCACCAACGGCTCCAAGTGCTCCGCCTACGCGGGCGCGCTGCGCTGGTCCTACGCCTCCGACGGCCGCCTGAACGTCACCTTCGGCTGA
- a CDS encoding alkaline phosphatase family protein, with product MSAPPCRPVPRAFALGAAAALLLAGTVQLAAPAGAAPAAPRALTPKVLVIGIDGAVLSRVKAADAPRLKGLMAQGTTAESLLYAGPMAATSSGPGWSTVATGVWPDRHGVKDNSFTGKQFGTHPDWLTRVENAKPQLSTYAAADWEPIASAEQNGPIYSAKVDKRYSLRGDADGYGVQDPKIASAAAAELRASAADASFVYFGEIDVAGHGSGAASQAYLDAVARTDRHIGTVLDAVAARPTYGQEDWRILVTTDHGHTAAGGHGGSTPEERGTFVLARGAGIAAGAVRHDVRLVDVAATALDHLGVSTAGLDGVPLGMPRAEAFDTLRPRLQARTDETQIPAGLKGHTRTAPAGWAVDNSAMGGGGVAEWRGWAFATDDFWTRSQRDQWRELNVRSRDVFAVADSDEWADKATTGTFDSTLVSPTWQVAGGTSRTLRFQTHYRHEAGQTAQVLVSYDGGAPRVVRTLTADAVARTESVALDVPAGATGIQVRFRYTGTNNWFWTVDDVQVV from the coding sequence ATGTCCGCCCCGCCCTGCCGCCCCGTCCCGCGCGCCTTCGCCCTGGGCGCGGCCGCGGCCCTGCTCCTCGCCGGCACCGTCCAGCTCGCCGCCCCCGCGGGCGCCGCACCCGCCGCGCCGCGGGCCCTGACGCCCAAGGTCCTGGTCATCGGCATCGACGGCGCCGTCCTCAGCCGCGTCAAGGCCGCCGACGCGCCCCGGCTGAAGGGCCTCATGGCCCAGGGCACGACCGCCGAATCCCTGCTCTACGCGGGCCCGATGGCCGCGACCTCCTCCGGCCCCGGATGGTCCACCGTCGCCACCGGCGTGTGGCCGGACCGGCACGGAGTGAAGGACAACTCCTTCACCGGCAAGCAGTTCGGCACCCACCCGGACTGGCTCACCCGCGTCGAGAACGCCAAGCCCCAGCTGTCCACCTACGCGGCCGCCGACTGGGAGCCGATCGCCTCCGCCGAACAGAACGGGCCGATCTACTCCGCGAAGGTCGACAAGCGCTACAGCCTGCGCGGCGACGCCGACGGATACGGCGTCCAGGACCCGAAGATCGCCTCCGCCGCCGCCGCGGAACTGCGCGCCTCGGCCGCCGACGCCTCCTTCGTCTACTTCGGCGAGATCGACGTCGCCGGCCACGGCAGCGGTGCCGCGTCCCAGGCGTACCTCGACGCCGTCGCGCGGACCGACCGGCACATCGGCACCGTGCTCGACGCCGTGGCCGCCCGCCCGACGTACGGCCAGGAGGACTGGCGCATCCTGGTCACCACCGACCACGGGCACACCGCCGCGGGCGGCCACGGCGGCTCCACGCCGGAGGAGCGGGGCACCTTCGTCCTCGCCAGGGGCGCCGGTATCGCGGCCGGCGCGGTCCGCCACGACGTCCGCCTCGTCGACGTCGCCGCCACCGCGCTCGACCACCTCGGCGTCTCCACGGCCGGCCTCGACGGCGTGCCCCTGGGCATGCCCCGGGCCGAGGCCTTCGACACCCTGCGCCCCCGGCTCCAGGCCCGCACCGACGAGACGCAGATCCCCGCCGGCCTGAAGGGCCACACCCGCACCGCGCCCGCCGGCTGGGCCGTCGACAACTCGGCGATGGGCGGCGGCGGCGTCGCCGAGTGGCGCGGCTGGGCCTTCGCCACCGACGACTTCTGGACCCGGTCCCAGCGCGACCAGTGGCGTGAGCTGAACGTGCGCAGCCGTGACGTCTTCGCCGTCGCGGACTCCGACGAATGGGCGGACAAGGCGACCACGGGCACCTTCGACTCCACACTCGTCAGCCCCACCTGGCAGGTGGCCGGCGGCACCTCGCGCACCCTGCGGTTCCAGACCCACTACCGGCACGAGGCCGGGCAGACCGCACAGGTCCTCGTCTCCTACGACGGGGGCGCGCCGCGGGTCGTCAGGACGCTGACCGCGGACGCCGTCGCCCGGACCGAGAGCGTCGCGCTCGACGTCCCGGCGGGAGCCACCGGCATCCAGGTGCGGTTCCGCTACACCGGCACCAACAACTGGTTCTGGACCGTCGACGACGTCCAGGTCGTCTGA
- a CDS encoding DUF6232 family protein, producing the protein MRVETNLLWVAEAAYPLRNITRVHTFTLKPKRMEAFLSFLKWLAVTAVAVLVIGAVSRETSSYGEDDSSGAIAVGAVVAIVLVIQLVKELGAPSQHVLEVETAGASTAMVTLPDPVQLRRLLQSLVHAIEHPEVEFQMRVERVLVNPKNYHFGDNVNMYGGMNNVGVSK; encoded by the coding sequence ATGCGCGTCGAGACCAACCTGCTGTGGGTGGCCGAGGCCGCCTACCCGCTGCGCAACATCACCCGCGTCCACACGTTCACCCTCAAGCCGAAGCGCATGGAGGCGTTCCTCTCCTTCCTCAAGTGGCTCGCCGTCACTGCGGTGGCGGTCCTGGTGATCGGCGCGGTCAGCAGGGAGACCTCCTCCTACGGGGAGGACGACTCGTCGGGGGCGATCGCGGTCGGCGCCGTCGTCGCGATCGTCCTCGTGATCCAGCTGGTGAAGGAACTCGGCGCGCCGTCCCAGCACGTGCTGGAGGTCGAGACGGCCGGTGCGTCCACGGCCATGGTCACCCTGCCCGACCCGGTGCAGCTGCGCCGGCTGCTCCAGTCCCTGGTGCACGCCATCGAACACCCCGAGGTCGAGTTCCAGATGCGTGTGGAGCGGGTGCTGGTGAATCCGAAGAACTACCACTTCGGCGACAACGTCAACATGTACGGCGGGATGAACAACGTGGGAGTGAGCAAGTGA
- a CDS encoding glycosyltransferase — MRIVMMTAGSRGDVAPYTGLGAGLVRAGHHVTLATHALFEPLVAGSGTAFHPLPVDPRAELHSPRGRRLHDARTGAGKLVRLVAMARRAADELTASLVEASRTADVLLVGGALGPLGYAIAERLALPALGLHLQPLHPTGEFPAPVLGTRSLGTVGNRLSGQAVMTTVDLLFARSVRSLRRHGLAAARRSRGHRPPPVLHGYSELVVPRPRDWPHGLEVAGYWWPHDTGRLPRALEDFLAAGPRPVFVGLGSATVPDPERMSRDIVTALRAVGVRGVVQRGWAGLEAEGDDMLTVDEVPHAPLFPRMAAVVHHAGAGTTAAVLRAGVPSVPVPVQFDAAFWASRLTALGTAPAAVPLRRLTSGALAGALHRATSDASCRVRARTLADGLAAEDGTAPVLAALDRLTR; from the coding sequence ATGCGCATCGTGATGATGACGGCGGGGTCGCGCGGCGACGTCGCGCCCTACACGGGACTCGGCGCGGGGCTGGTGCGGGCCGGGCACCACGTGACCCTGGCCACGCACGCGCTGTTCGAGCCTCTGGTGGCCGGTTCGGGGACGGCGTTCCATCCGCTGCCGGTGGACCCCCGGGCCGAACTGCACTCCCCGCGGGGCCGGAGGCTGCACGACGCGCGCACCGGAGCGGGGAAGCTGGTACGGCTCGTGGCCATGGCCCGCCGAGCGGCCGACGAGCTGACGGCGTCCCTGGTCGAGGCGTCCCGGACGGCCGACGTGCTGCTGGTCGGCGGGGCGCTGGGGCCGCTCGGCTACGCCATCGCCGAACGCCTGGCGCTGCCCGCCCTCGGCCTCCACCTCCAACCGCTGCACCCCACAGGGGAGTTCCCCGCTCCCGTGCTGGGGACGCGGTCGCTGGGAACCGTCGGCAACCGGCTCAGCGGGCAGGCCGTCATGACGACGGTGGACCTGCTCTTCGCCCGGTCGGTCCGCTCCCTGCGGCGGCACGGCCTGGCGGCGGCGCGCCGCTCCCGCGGCCACCGGCCGCCGCCGGTACTGCACGGCTACAGCGAACTCGTCGTGCCCCGGCCCCGGGACTGGCCCCACGGGCTGGAGGTGGCCGGATACTGGTGGCCGCACGACACCGGGCGGCTCCCGCGTGCGCTCGAAGACTTCCTCGCCGCGGGGCCCCGCCCCGTCTTCGTCGGCCTCGGCAGCGCCACCGTCCCCGACCCGGAGCGGATGAGCCGCGACATCGTCACGGCGCTGCGCGCGGTGGGTGTGCGGGGTGTCGTCCAGCGGGGCTGGGCGGGGCTGGAGGCCGAGGGCGACGACATGCTCACCGTCGACGAGGTGCCGCACGCCCCGCTGTTCCCGCGGATGGCCGCCGTGGTGCACCACGCGGGAGCCGGCACGACGGCCGCCGTCCTGCGCGCCGGGGTGCCCAGCGTGCCGGTGCCCGTCCAGTTCGACGCCGCCTTCTGGGCCTCGCGCCTGACCGCCCTGGGCACCGCCCCCGCCGCCGTCCCGCTGCGCCGGCTCACCTCCGGCGCCCTGGCGGGCGCCCTGCACCGGGCGACCTCCGACGCGTCCTGCCGTGTCCGGGCGCGCACCCTCGCCGACGGCCTGGCCGCGGAGGACGGCACCGCACCGGTGCTGGCGGCACTCGACCGCCTGACACGCTGA
- a CDS encoding zinc-binding dehydrogenase has translation MKAVRITRHGGPEVLEPAEVDVPVPRPGDVLVRVGAVALNNTDLWTREGAYGRPGDPAALSGWRGPIDFPRIQGADVAGQVVAVGPGADPRLRGRRVVVDPAVYDAEDPDANPVGLMGSERDGGYAEYVTAPAARLHDVTDSALTDDQLSALPTAYGTALGMIERGRLRAGETALVSGASGGVGLAAVQLARARGARVIAVSSGSKTDAVREAGAHVVVDRARDTAAQIRAAAPGGVDVALDVVAGELLSDGLPLMREGGRWVVAGALGGFGVSFDVRRLYLHNVQLIGSSMHTPAHFDLLMDMARRAEIRPVVAATFPLHEAARAQEELARRGHVGKIVLHP, from the coding sequence ATGAAGGCGGTGCGCATCACGCGGCACGGCGGCCCCGAGGTGCTCGAGCCCGCGGAGGTGGACGTGCCGGTCCCGCGGCCGGGCGACGTGCTGGTCCGGGTCGGTGCGGTGGCGCTGAACAACACCGACCTGTGGACCAGGGAGGGAGCGTACGGCCGCCCGGGAGACCCGGCCGCGCTGTCCGGCTGGCGGGGGCCGATCGACTTCCCCCGCATCCAGGGCGCCGACGTGGCCGGACAGGTCGTGGCCGTCGGCCCCGGGGCGGACCCCCGGCTCCGGGGGCGCCGGGTGGTGGTCGATCCGGCCGTCTACGACGCGGAGGATCCCGACGCGAACCCGGTCGGCCTGATGGGCAGCGAGCGCGACGGCGGATACGCCGAGTACGTGACCGCGCCCGCGGCCCGCCTGCACGACGTGACGGACTCCGCCCTGACGGACGATCAGCTCTCCGCCCTGCCGACGGCCTACGGCACGGCGCTCGGCATGATCGAACGCGGCCGCCTGAGGGCGGGGGAGACCGCCCTCGTCTCGGGAGCGTCCGGCGGCGTGGGCCTCGCCGCCGTGCAGCTCGCCCGTGCGCGGGGCGCGCGGGTGATCGCCGTCAGCAGCGGGAGCAAGACCGACGCCGTGCGGGAGGCCGGAGCCCACGTGGTCGTCGACCGCGCGCGGGACACCGCCGCACAGATCCGCGCCGCCGCACCCGGGGGCGTCGACGTCGCACTCGACGTCGTGGCGGGGGAGCTGCTGTCCGACGGGCTGCCGCTGATGCGCGAAGGGGGCCGATGGGTCGTCGCCGGCGCGCTCGGCGGCTTCGGCGTCTCCTTCGACGTGCGCCGGCTCTACCTGCACAACGTCCAGCTGATCGGCTCCTCCATGCACACCCCCGCACACTTCGACCTGCTCATGGACATGGCCCGCCGCGCGGAGATCCGGCCCGTCGTCGCCGCCACGTTCCCGCTGCACGAGGCGGCTCGTGCGCAGGAGGAACTCGCCCGCCGGGGGCATGTGGGGAAGATCGTCCTGCATCCGTAG
- a CDS encoding rhamnogalacturonan lyase, with amino-acid sequence MPRPLRAALAAGLAVATAAALPSLSPDSGAAHAATAPGPSVRAENLDRGVVSVHDGADNLVSWRLLSGDPADVAFNVYRGTVKVNDAPITGSTNFRHRDAPSHADYRVKAVVGGQEQEFSGHAVQFRAGYLDVPISKPAGGSGYTYAANDASVGDLDGDGDLDFVLKWDPTNSKDNSQAGVTGNTILDGYTLEGTRLWRIDLGRNIRSGAHYTQFQVYDYDGDGRAEIAVKTADGTRDGLGAVIGNASADHRNSEGRILTGPEFLTVFRGSDGAALSTVDYVPGRGTVSAWGDNYGNRVDRFLAGTAYLDGSTPSLVMARGYYTRTVIAAWDFKGGKLTRRWTFDTNSSTNTGKGYDGQGSHSLSVGDVDGDGRDEIVYGAMAVDDNGHGLWTTRTGHGDAQHLADLDPSDPGLEYFKVSESASQPSSLYIDPSNGAVRWKTGTGSDNGRGVAGDIWAGNPGAEMWSAADTSVRDRTGATRGREPSSVNFLAWWDGDTTRELLDGTRIDKYGTGGDTRLLTASGVHSNNGTKATPSLSGDILGDWREEVVWPTADDTALRVYSTPIETAHRFTTLLQDRMYRTGIAWQNTAYNQPPHPSFHLGQS; translated from the coding sequence ATGCCGCGGCCGCTCCGCGCGGCACTCGCCGCCGGGCTGGCCGTCGCCACCGCCGCCGCCCTTCCGTCGCTGTCCCCGGACTCCGGCGCCGCCCACGCCGCCACCGCCCCGGGCCCCTCGGTCCGGGCCGAGAACCTGGACCGGGGAGTCGTCAGCGTCCATGACGGCGCGGACAACCTGGTCAGCTGGCGGCTGCTGTCCGGCGACCCGGCCGACGTGGCGTTCAACGTGTACCGCGGCACCGTCAAGGTGAACGACGCGCCCATCACCGGCTCGACCAACTTCCGCCACAGGGACGCCCCGTCGCACGCCGACTACCGGGTGAAGGCGGTCGTCGGAGGCCAGGAGCAGGAGTTCTCCGGGCACGCCGTGCAGTTCCGGGCCGGCTACCTCGACGTCCCGATCTCCAAGCCCGCCGGCGGCTCCGGCTACACCTACGCGGCGAACGACGCCTCCGTGGGCGACCTCGACGGCGACGGCGACCTGGACTTCGTCCTCAAGTGGGACCCCACCAACTCCAAGGACAACTCCCAGGCGGGAGTCACCGGGAACACGATCCTCGACGGCTACACCCTCGAGGGCACCCGGCTGTGGCGCATCGACCTGGGCCGCAACATCCGCTCCGGCGCGCACTACACGCAGTTCCAGGTGTACGACTACGACGGCGACGGCCGCGCCGAGATCGCCGTCAAGACCGCCGACGGGACCCGCGACGGCCTCGGCGCCGTCATCGGCAACGCCTCCGCCGACCACCGCAACAGCGAGGGCCGCATCCTCACCGGACCGGAGTTCCTCACCGTCTTCCGCGGCTCGGACGGCGCGGCGCTCTCCACCGTCGACTACGTCCCCGGCCGCGGCACGGTGAGCGCCTGGGGCGACAACTACGGCAACCGCGTCGACCGCTTCCTCGCCGGCACGGCCTACCTCGACGGCAGCACCCCGTCGCTGGTGATGGCGCGCGGCTACTACACCCGCACGGTCATCGCCGCCTGGGACTTCAAGGGCGGCAAGCTCACCCGCCGCTGGACCTTCGACACCAACAGCTCGACCAACACCGGCAAGGGCTACGACGGCCAGGGCAGCCACAGCCTGTCCGTCGGCGACGTCGACGGCGACGGCCGCGACGAGATCGTCTACGGCGCGATGGCCGTGGACGACAACGGCCACGGCCTGTGGACCACCCGCACCGGCCACGGAGACGCCCAGCACCTCGCCGACCTCGACCCGTCCGACCCGGGCCTGGAGTACTTCAAGGTCTCGGAGTCCGCCTCGCAGCCGTCGTCGCTGTACATCGACCCGTCGAACGGCGCCGTCCGCTGGAAGACCGGGACGGGCAGCGACAACGGCCGCGGCGTCGCCGGCGACATCTGGGCGGGCAACCCCGGCGCGGAGATGTGGTCGGCCGCCGACACCTCCGTCCGGGACCGGACCGGGGCGACCCGGGGCCGCGAGCCGTCGTCCGTCAACTTCCTCGCCTGGTGGGACGGCGACACCACCCGTGAACTCCTCGACGGCACCCGCATCGACAAGTACGGGACCGGTGGCGACACCAGGCTGCTGACCGCCTCCGGCGTCCACTCCAACAACGGGACGAAGGCCACGCCGTCCCTGTCGGGGGACATCCTCGGCGACTGGCGCGAGGAGGTCGTCTGGCCGACGGCCGACGACACAGCGCTGCGCGTCTACTCGACACCGATCGAGACCGCCCACCGCTTCACGACGCTGCTGCAGGACCGGATGTACCGCACGGGCATCGCCTGGCAGAACACCGCGTACAACCAGCCCCCGCACCCGAGCTTCCACCTCGGGCAGAGCTGA